In a genomic window of Gossypium arboreum isolate Shixiya-1 chromosome 7, ASM2569848v2, whole genome shotgun sequence:
- the LOC108456313 gene encoding transcription factor JUNGBRUNNEN 1-like isoform X2: MEDSIDDNKKKRNGEEIKLPGFRFHPTDEELVGFYLRRKVEKKPISIELIKQIDIYQYDPWDLPISNVGEKEWYFYCKRGRKYRNSIRPNRVTGSGFWKATGIDKPIYSSSTKEPHHHHHHHHHQHDRHQHQHLCTCIGLKKSLVYYRGCAGKGTKTDWMMHEFRLPPNGNHTTNAQEAEVWTLCRIFKRTPPNNKYPPTTVASTAAWKFSATTTIKQNGTDSPTTCRSSMEDVSQSQNSYDKCKSLCDTVIQQKGNKPDMDEVDARNYFLYGSTLPLSTQQAPFTSTNFPTFCNHPNGDVDVFSNGNWDELRPVVEVALEPYTSHAFDYT, from the exons aTGGAGGATTCAATTgatgataataaaaagaaaagaaacgggGAAGAAATTAAGCTTCCAGGTTTTAGATTTCACCCAACAGACGAAGAACTCGTGGGGTTTTATCTGAGAAGAAAGGTGGAGAAGAAACCGATCAGTATTGAACTAATCAAACAGATTGATATCTATCAGTATGATCCTTGGGATCTTCCAA TTAGCAATGTGGGAGAAAAAGAATGGTATTTCTATTGCAAGAGAGGAAGAAAATACAGAAACAGCATAAGGCCAAATAGGGTGACCGGTTCAGGGTTTTGGAAGGCAACCGGCATCGACAAGCCCATCTATTCATCGTCAACCAAAGAACCCCATCATCACCATCACCATCACCATCATCAGCATGATCGTCATCAGCACCAGCATTTATGCACATGCATTGGGCTCAAGAAATCCCTTGTCTACTATCGAGGCTGTGCCGGCAAGGGCACCAAGACCGATTGGATGATGCATGAGTTTCGCCTTCCCCCTAATGGGAACCACACCACCAATGCCCAAGAAGCG GAAGTTTGGACGCTTTGTCGAATCTTCAAACGAACCCCGCCAAACAACAAGTACCCACCAACCACGGTGGCATCAACGGCGGCTTGGAAATTCAGTGCCACCACGACAATCAAACAAAACGGAACTGATTCTCCCACAACTTGTCGTAGCAGCATGGAAGATGTTTCTCAAAGCCAAAACAGCTACGACAAGTGCAAGAGCCTTTGTGACACAGTCATCCAACAAAAGGGTAACAAACCAGACATGGACGAAGTTGATGCAAGAAACTACTTCCTTTACGGCAGCACTCTTCCATTGTCAACGCAGCAAGCTCCATTTACATCCACGAATTTCCCCACTTTTTGCAACCACCCCAATGGCGATGTCGATGTGTTTAGTAATGGAAATTGGGATGAGTTGAGACCAGTGGTCGAGGTAGCCCTTGAACCCTATACCAGCCATGCCTTTGATTATACATAA
- the LOC108456313 gene encoding transcription factor JUNGBRUNNEN 1-like isoform X1, translating into MEDSIDDNKKKRNGEEIKLPGFRFHPTDEELVGFYLRRKVEKKPISIELIKQIDIYQYDPWDLPKVSNVGEKEWYFYCKRGRKYRNSIRPNRVTGSGFWKATGIDKPIYSSSTKEPHHHHHHHHHQHDRHQHQHLCTCIGLKKSLVYYRGCAGKGTKTDWMMHEFRLPPNGNHTTNAQEAEVWTLCRIFKRTPPNNKYPPTTVASTAAWKFSATTTIKQNGTDSPTTCRSSMEDVSQSQNSYDKCKSLCDTVIQQKGNKPDMDEVDARNYFLYGSTLPLSTQQAPFTSTNFPTFCNHPNGDVDVFSNGNWDELRPVVEVALEPYTSHAFDYT; encoded by the exons aTGGAGGATTCAATTgatgataataaaaagaaaagaaacgggGAAGAAATTAAGCTTCCAGGTTTTAGATTTCACCCAACAGACGAAGAACTCGTGGGGTTTTATCTGAGAAGAAAGGTGGAGAAGAAACCGATCAGTATTGAACTAATCAAACAGATTGATATCTATCAGTATGATCCTTGGGATCTTCCAA AAGTTAGCAATGTGGGAGAAAAAGAATGGTATTTCTATTGCAAGAGAGGAAGAAAATACAGAAACAGCATAAGGCCAAATAGGGTGACCGGTTCAGGGTTTTGGAAGGCAACCGGCATCGACAAGCCCATCTATTCATCGTCAACCAAAGAACCCCATCATCACCATCACCATCACCATCATCAGCATGATCGTCATCAGCACCAGCATTTATGCACATGCATTGGGCTCAAGAAATCCCTTGTCTACTATCGAGGCTGTGCCGGCAAGGGCACCAAGACCGATTGGATGATGCATGAGTTTCGCCTTCCCCCTAATGGGAACCACACCACCAATGCCCAAGAAGCG GAAGTTTGGACGCTTTGTCGAATCTTCAAACGAACCCCGCCAAACAACAAGTACCCACCAACCACGGTGGCATCAACGGCGGCTTGGAAATTCAGTGCCACCACGACAATCAAACAAAACGGAACTGATTCTCCCACAACTTGTCGTAGCAGCATGGAAGATGTTTCTCAAAGCCAAAACAGCTACGACAAGTGCAAGAGCCTTTGTGACACAGTCATCCAACAAAAGGGTAACAAACCAGACATGGACGAAGTTGATGCAAGAAACTACTTCCTTTACGGCAGCACTCTTCCATTGTCAACGCAGCAAGCTCCATTTACATCCACGAATTTCCCCACTTTTTGCAACCACCCCAATGGCGATGTCGATGTGTTTAGTAATGGAAATTGGGATGAGTTGAGACCAGTGGTCGAGGTAGCCCTTGAACCCTATACCAGCCATGCCTTTGATTATACATAA